A single region of the Montipora capricornis isolate CH-2021 chromosome 13, ASM3666992v2, whole genome shotgun sequence genome encodes:
- the LOC138028312 gene encoding monocarboxylate transporter 10-like produces MGSLNHVDAMTSEDSEAGHAVFQASHSNQDHPENQAPNNDFSHDSDVQHTHESSPEDVTSSTNVPHLDEEAGQVTKNQRDAGWAWVVCGTTFLMEFFVGGMITSSGVIYAALVDEYKRSRAETAWVSSLAVSTYYLFFPLGAVLSERNGCWVVALLGNLACSVGLLCSSFVTSLPLLYLTYSMVWGMGASFVYFADLLILTKHFKTRLAFANGIMALGGAIGGSVLNPTMQQLFIHLGLANMFRVLSCAFLLLSGFSVIYRPRQSVDPQDDVNSTQEEKKPIFDWKILENKAFVMWIIVTFVFMLGYMVPFVHLVRLAEDIGVDKTPASLLLTFVTVGSALGRIFFGRISDIQRLNRVHIAQFAFLIVGLSNFVVPLTQSYTILAGDAFIFGSFGACYLILNPVIVCDILGPEKVSYGLGLTFFVLAIPRTLGPLIAAWIFDWLQSYAIAFYSLGATTCLSAILTSFVSIFMRRKGEFDIQNGHTQQETHLNFASNVQIVAIAFKYIAQ; encoded by the exons ATGGGATCACTCAACCACGTAGACGCAATGACGTCCGAGGACAGCGAAGCAGGACATGCAGTTTTCCAAGCCAGCCACAGCAACCAAGATCATCCTGAAAACCAGGCTCCTAACAACGATTTTTCACACGATAGTGATGTCCAACACACACACGAATCAAGTCCTGAAGACGTCACCTCTTCAACCAATGTACCTCATCTTGATGAAGAGGCCGGGCAGGTCACGAAAAATCAACGCGATGCTGGGTGGGCATGGGTCGTTTGTGGTACAACATTTCTAATGGAATTTTTTGTTGGAGGAATGATAACAAGCTCCGGAGTGATATATGCTGCTTTGGTGGATGAATATAAAAGATCAAGGGCAGAAACAG CTTGGGTGAGCTCGCTCGCTGTATCCACGTATTATTTGTTTTTCCCGCTCGGCGCTGTCCTCAGTGAACGTAACGGATGCTGGGTAGTTGCCTTGCTTGGAAACCTCGCCTGTTCTGTTGGCTTGCTTTGCTCCTCATTCGTTACAAGTCTTCCACTTTTGTACTTAACCTACAGTATGGTCTGGGGCATGGGTGCATCTTTCGTGTATTTTGCTGATTTGCTGATACTGACGAAGCACTTCAAAACGAGGTTAGCGTTCGCCAATGGAATCATGGCACTCGGTGGCGCTATTGGCGGAAGCGTGCTGAACCCAACTATGCAGCAACTCTTCATCCACCTTGGCCTTGCAAACATGTTCAGGGTGCTCTCTTGTGCTTTTCTATTGCTGTCCGGATTTTCCGTGATTTATCGACCCAGGCAAAGCGTGGATCCACAAGACGATGTTAATTCTACGCAAGAGGAAAAGAAACCTATCTTTGACTGGAAAATTTTGGAGAATAAGGCTTTTGTCATGTGGATAATTGTGACATTTGTCTTCATGCTGGGATATATGGTCCCATTCGTCCATTTG GTTCGCTTGGCGGAAGACATTGGCGTCGACAAGACTCCAGCATCCCTTCTCCTGACCTTTGTTACAGTCGGTTCGGCGTTGGGTCGGATATTCTTCGGCCGCATTTCGGACATTCAACGTCTCAATCGTGTGCATATTGCTCAATTCGCATTCCTGATTGTAGGATTGAGTAACTTTGTTGTTCCCCTTACACAGTCGTATACCATATTAGCAGGAGATGCCTTCATTTTCGGTTCATTTGGAGCGTGTTACCTCATTTTAAACCCGGTCATCGTCTGTGACATTCTTGGCCCAGAAAAAGTCTCGTATGGTTTGGGTCTCACATTCTTTGTGCTAGCAATCCCACGGACTCTAGGACCATTGATCGCTGCCTGGATTTTTGACTGGCTTCAAAGCTATGCCATAGCTTTCTACTCTTTGGGGGCAACCACCTGCCTTTCCGCCATCTTGACGAGCTTTGTTTCGATTTTTATGCGGAGAAAAGGTGAATTTGATATTCAAAATGGACACACGCAACAAgaaactcatttaaattttgcaaGCAATGTTCAGATAGTTGCAATAGCTTTCAAGTACATAGCACAGTAG